From Nicotiana tabacum cultivar K326 chromosome 15, ASM71507v2, whole genome shotgun sequence, the proteins below share one genomic window:
- the LOC107807030 gene encoding uncharacterized protein LOC107807030, with translation MELHIPLINKEQLEDEGDNESIPGNFKVVAREGDLSPRLELWDSLYYLASGIKLSWLVGGDFNVLLNEEEKIGGLPVYRPEYEDFAFCVNSCELFDTGYKGSPFIWWNGRPNIECIFKRLDKIFVNSPFQSLFPTTEVEHLIRTGSDHAPLFMTCGDTTTIFTKPFKLTYGDIFKNPALREDVVRIKEMLFEEEPTIENIIVLQKAQSELKRYLSREEQYWKQKAGMSWFAEGDRNTNFFHNHVNGKRQKLQLKRIQNHDGNWIESQERMADASIEFFQK, from the exons ATGGAACTTCATATTCCCTTGATCAATAAAGAGCAACTAGAAGATGAAGGTGACAATGAATCTATTCCTGGGAACTTCAAGGTTGTTGCAAGAGAAGGAGATTTGTCACCTAG ATTAGAATTATGGGACAGTTTATACTACCTTGCAAGTGGCATAAAACTATCATGGCTAGTTGGAGGGGATTTTAATGTGCTTTTGAATGAAGAAGAGAAAATTGGAGGGCTTCCAGTCTATCGTCCAGAATATGAAGACTTTGCCTTCTGTGTAAACTCATGTGAACTCTTTGACACTGGTTACAAAGGAAGTCCCTTCATATGGTGGAATGGGAGGCCAAATATAGAATGCATATTTAAAAGACTGGACAAAATATTTGTCAATTCCCCATTCCAATCTCTATTCCCAACTACAGAGGTCGAACATCTTATTAGAACAGGCTCGGATCATGCACCACTGTTTATGACCTGTGGTGACACGACAACCATATTTACTAAACcattcaa GCTCACTTACGGGGACATCTTCAAGAACCCAGCTTTAAGGGAAGATGTGGTCAGAATAAAGGAAATGCTTTTTGAAGAAGAACCTACAATTGAGAATATAATTGTACTTCAAAAGGCACAGTCCGAATTAAAGAGATATCTGAGCAGAGAGGAACAATATTGGAAACAAAAAGCAGGTATGTCCTGGTTTGCAGAAGGAGACAGAAACACTAATTTCTTTCATAACCATGTCAATGGTAAAAGGCAGAAACTCCAACTGAAGAGGATCCAGAACCATGATGGTAATTGGATTGAGTCTCAAGAACGGATGGCTGATGCATCAATTGAATTTTTCCAGAAATAG